The Caldisericum sp. genomic sequence GCCTGCATAAAATTATTTAAGGAAGACGGGTTCAAGTTCGAGGAGTAATTTATAATTTTTAACTCCGTATACTACTTGCTATTTCCTCTTGTCCTCTATCTCACACACAGGGCAGAGTTTTCCTCTACCTGAAAAATACGCTCCACACTTTGCACATTTTTTGTAACCGAGTTTTTCCATTTTCTTTTCTGCAATCCTATAAGCAATAAGCACCTTTCGATAAGATTCCTTAAGGCTGTTATCACCTTTAAATTTTGAAACAATAGTATCAATCCACTGAAAGTCTTTTTCGTCTAATTCTACTTCAATATCTTCTGAAACATTTTTTACTATGTTTTTCCTTACCTTTAATTTGCTATCCCATAATGGTATGAGAGTAAACCTCAAGTGTTTAACGGGTGTGTCCTCACCACCTTTTTCCTTAATAATATTTATGAGTTCATTTTTCATTCCCTCTAGTTCTCTTTTGAATAGAGGTGAAGTAACACCTATAAGAAGAGTCCCATCCTCATATTTCAAGGGGCGTGTGTATTTTGCTAACTGTTCCCCCACAATATCATCCCATTTTACTACAGGATAAAAGCCTTTGATTTTCTTAAGAAGCCCTCTTTTTTCTAAGAATTCATCAATTCCATTCCTAATTGTTCTCATCTCTTTCGTTCTCTAAGTTTATGATTTTAGAATCCTGCAACACACTTTTTGAGACATCGTCAAGGCTCACTGCCGTTAGAATTACCTGGTTATCTTTAATGTAGTTTAAAATTTTTTCCCGTTTAACTTCGTCAAGGTGTGAAAAGAAGTCATCAAGAAGAAGTATCGGCACAATCCCCTTGTACTTTATAATAAGTTCGCTTTCGATAAGTTTAAGTATGAATCCGATGCTATAAGATTCACCTAAGGAGGCAAATTCTCTCATATTAATCCCATCGTCAAAAATCTCAATCTCGTCAAGGTGGACACCGTAAAGTGTTCGTTTTTTACTTATTTCATCCGTAATTGATTCAGTATCGAGCAACTTTTCTAATTTTGATGGTCGATAAACAAGCGATAGGTCTGTTTTCTTTCCGAAAATAATGGAGAAAATATCCTTAATCCTTTCGTTGAAATCGTTTATTATTTTTTCACGCTTTTCCCTAATTTTTCTTCCATAATCATAAAGTTCCTGAGAGAGAAAAATCAA encodes the following:
- a CDS encoding DNA replication/repair protein RecF; translation: MIIENLTLQNFRRFKDNKFEFDNHFNIVVGKNGSGKTTILEGIYLLSTGKSFVTNALQNCVNVNNDYFFVEGVFRSESNSDSDAVHTVSVLFSKDKKVFHENKRKIKTLSEIVGKFPVIVTDYALVELVKEGPSKRRDFINHVLTFTDEDYYKNLLRYYSFLERRNEYLKNGNFTMDLLIFLSQELYDYGRKIREKREKIINDFNERIKDIFSIIFGKKTDLSLVYRPSKLEKLLDTESITDEISKKRTLYGVHLDEIEIFDDGINMREFASLGESYSIGFILKLIESELIIKYKGIVPILLLDDFFSHLDEVKREKILNYIKDNQVILTAVSLDDVSKSVLQDSKIINLENERDENN
- a CDS encoding DUF721 domain-containing protein, with the protein product MRTIRNGIDEFLEKRGLLKKIKGFYPVVKWDDIVGEQLAKYTRPLKYEDGTLLIGVTSPLFKRELEGMKNELINIIKEKGGEDTPVKHLRFTLIPLWDSKLKVRKNIVKNVSEDIEVELDEKDFQWIDTIVSKFKGDNSLKESYRKVLIAYRIAEKKMEKLGYKKCAKCGAYFSGRGKLCPVCEIEDKRK